The following DNA comes from Clostridiisalibacter paucivorans DSM 22131.
CAATACAAGCAATAGAAAAGACAAGAACAAGATGCTGGAGAAAAGATTGGGTATTAGAATTTGATATCAAAGGATTATTTGATAATATCAGGCATGATTATCTAATGGAATTAGTAAAAAGACATACAAAAGATGACTGGATAATCCTATACATTAAGAGATGGTTAACAGCACCATTTCAAATGGAAGATGGAGAAGTAATACCAAGAATATCGGGGACACCTCAAGGAGGTGTCATAAGTCCAGTACTTGCAAATCTATTCTTGCATTATACCTTTGATGATTTTATGGTAAAACAGTTTCCAACAATACCGTGGGAAAGATATGCTGATGATGGAGTAGCACATTGTACATCTTTAAAGCAAGCAAAATATCTACAGAGAAGGTTAGAGGAAAGGTTTAGGCAATGTGGGCTGGAACTAAACCTAGAGAAAACTAAGATAGTGTACTGTAAAGATGATGATCGTAAAGGGAATTATACAAACATATCTTTTGATTTTCTAGGATACACATTTAGACCAAGACATTCTAGCAGTAAATATGGAAAATTCTTTACAAATTTTCTTCCAGCTATATCTGAAAAGGCAAAGAAAACAATTCGTAAAGAAGTAAAAGGGTGGAAGCTACAGTTAAAAGTCGATAAAGACCTATGGGATATATCAAAGATGTTTAACAAGAAAATACAGGGATGGATTAACTATTATTCACATTTCTATAAATCGGAAATGTATGAAGTGCTACGATATATTAACAGTTGCTTAATTAAATGGGTTCGTAGAAAGTACAAGAAACGAAAACACAGACGAAAAGCTGAATATTGGTTAGGTAGCATTGCTAAGAGAGATATAAAGTTATTTGCTCACTGGAAATTAGGGATATTACCAACGGCTGGATAATGGGAGCCGTATGAGCTGAGAGGTTCACGTACGGTTCTGAGAGGGACTTAAGGGGAGGGTCCTTAGGTCTACTCGCTTTATAATAGCTGTAAGAGGAGATAAAGAAGATTGTATAAAAATAAAAGAGCAATTAAGACAATTCCTAAATGATGAATTAAAGCTTACATTAAGTGATGAAAAGACCCTGATTACCCATAGCAGTGAAAAGGTCAGATTTTTAGGATATGATATTTCGGTTAGACGTAATCAACAAATATCAACCAATTCATCAGGACACAAGAAACGTCAATTAAATGGTACTGTTGAATTATTAGTTCCCTTAGAAAAGATAGAAAAGTTCATGTTTGACAAAGGAATTATCAGACAAACCAAAGCCAAAAAATTTCACCCAATACACAGAAAGGGTTGGCTGTACTTACCAGACCATGAAATCTTAGAGAGGTACAATGCAGAAATTCGTGGCATACTCAATTATTACCGCCTTGCTATAAATTTCAATAAACTCAATTATTTTCAATATTTGATGGAATACAGTTGCCTTGCAACTTTAGCAGGAAAATATAATTCATCTATCAGAAAAATAATTGACAAACATAAAAATGGTAAAGGTTGGTCAATAAAATATAAAACAGAAAAGGGTATGACTCGAGAAAAGAAAATTGTAAAGCTTAAAGACTGTAAAGGTTTCTGTGATGATAACATAGTTAGGCACATTTATTCAGTAAATACCAACGCTACCATTAGAGCAAGACTGCAAGCAGGTGTTTGTGAACTC
Coding sequences within:
- the ltrA gene encoding group II intron reverse transcriptase/maturase; its protein translation is MQETKPYNISKWKVKEAYEKVKANKGTYGVDEQSIQDFEENLNNNLYKIWNRMSSGSYFPKPVKAVAIPKKNGGTRILGIPTVEDRIAQMVAKMYFEPCVEPIFYEDSYGYRPNKSAIQAIEKTRTRCWRKDWVLEFDIKGLFDNIRHDYLMELVKRHTKDDWIILYIKRWLTAPFQMEDGEVIPRISGTPQGGVISPVLANLFLHYTFDDFMVKQFPTIPWERYADDGVAHCTSLKQAKYLQRRLEERFRQCGLELNLEKTKIVYCKDDDRKGNYTNISFDFLGYTFRPRHSSSKYGKFFTNFLPAISEKAKKTIRKEVKGWKLQLKVDKDLWDISKMFNKKIQGWINYYSHFYKSEMYEVLRYINSCLIKWVRRKYKKRKHRRKAEYWLGSIAKRDIKLFAHWKLGILPTAG
- a CDS encoding group II intron reverse transcriptase/maturase; the protein is MSTNSSGHKKRQLNGTVELLVPLEKIEKFMFDKGIIRQTKAKKFHPIHRKGWLYLPDHEILERYNAEIRGILNYYRLAINFNKLNYFQYLMEYSCLATLAGKYNSSIRKIIDKHKNGKGWSIKYKTEKGMTREKKIVKLKDCKGFCDDNIVRHIYSVNTNATIRARLQAGVCELCGSRGKSNYEVHHVSSVKELEGNKLWEQIMKVKNRKTLVVCDECHKTIHS